From one Bacteroides eggerthii genomic stretch:
- a CDS encoding glycogen/starch synthase: protein MVKELLTPDYIFEASWEVCNKVGGIYTVLSTRANTLQTNFHDRVFFVGPDFWQGKENPLFIESQNLCAAWKKYAIEKDNLSVRVGRWNIPGEPIVILVDFQPFFAQKNEIYTEMWEHYQVDSLHAYGDYDEASMFAYATGKVVESFYRYNLTETDKVVFQAHEWMTGMAALYLQTAVPEIATIFTTHATSIGRSIAGNNKPLYDYLFAYNGDQMAQELNMESKHSIEKQTAHYVDCFTTVSEITNNECKELLDKPADVILMNGFEDDFVPKGATFTGKRKRARAVMLRVANSLLGQEFDDDTLIIGTSGRYEFKNKGIDVFLESLNRLNRDKNLKKKVLAFVNVPSWVGDPREDLQRRLKKKDEHYTTPLEVPFITHWLHNMTHDQVLDMLKYLGMNNRPEDKVKVIFVPCYQDGKDGILNKHYYDLILGEDLSVYPSYYEPWGYTPLESVAFRVPTITTDLAGFGLWVNSLKNQHGIDDGVEVLHRSDYNYSEVADGIKDTIAMFSTKTDAEIKEIRKRAAQVAEQALWKHFIQYYYEAYDIALRNAMKRQLG from the coding sequence ATGGTTAAAGAGCTACTTACCCCCGATTACATCTTCGAAGCGAGTTGGGAAGTGTGTAATAAAGTGGGCGGTATCTATACAGTGTTGTCTACCAGAGCAAACACTTTGCAGACAAACTTTCACGATAGAGTATTTTTTGTGGGTCCGGATTTTTGGCAAGGGAAAGAGAATCCTTTATTTATCGAGTCCCAGAACCTTTGTGCCGCATGGAAAAAATATGCTATTGAAAAAGATAACCTCTCTGTCCGCGTAGGCCGCTGGAATATTCCGGGTGAGCCTATTGTCATACTGGTTGATTTCCAACCTTTCTTTGCACAAAAGAATGAAATTTATACGGAAATGTGGGAACACTATCAAGTGGACTCCCTGCATGCATACGGTGACTATGATGAAGCCTCCATGTTTGCATATGCCACCGGAAAGGTGGTGGAGAGTTTCTATCGGTATAATTTGACGGAAACGGATAAAGTGGTGTTTCAGGCGCACGAGTGGATGACAGGCATGGCTGCACTTTATTTGCAGACTGCCGTTCCTGAGATTGCTACAATATTTACCACACACGCCACTTCGATAGGACGCTCTATTGCGGGTAATAACAAGCCGCTGTACGATTATCTTTTTGCTTACAATGGCGATCAAATGGCGCAGGAGCTGAACATGGAGTCCAAACATTCCATTGAGAAACAGACCGCCCATTATGTCGATTGCTTTACTACCGTAAGCGAAATTACCAATAATGAATGTAAGGAGTTGCTTGACAAGCCTGCCGATGTAATCCTTATGAACGGTTTCGAGGACGATTTCGTTCCTAAAGGTGCTACATTTACCGGTAAGCGCAAGCGCGCACGTGCCGTTATGCTGCGTGTGGCAAATAGTCTTTTGGGGCAGGAGTTCGATGATGATACACTCATTATAGGAACAAGCGGGCGCTACGAGTTCAAGAATAAAGGCATCGATGTGTTCTTGGAATCATTGAACCGTCTGAATCGCGATAAGAATCTGAAAAAGAAAGTGCTGGCTTTCGTCAACGTTCCCAGTTGGGTGGGTGATCCTCGTGAGGACCTGCAGCGACGTCTGAAAAAGAAGGACGAACATTATACCACTCCTTTGGAAGTGCCTTTCATTACACACTGGCTGCACAATATGACGCATGACCAAGTCTTGGATATGTTGAAATACCTCGGTATGAACAACCGTCCCGAAGATAAGGTGAAAGTTATTTTTGTTCCTTGCTATCAGGACGGCAAAGATGGAATTCTCAACAAGCACTATTACGACTTGATATTGGGAGAGGATCTGAGCGTTTATCCTTCCTATTATGAGCCTTGGGGATACACTCCGTTGGAGAGTGTGGCTTTTCGCGTACCGACTATTACGACTGATCTTGCCGGTTTCGGACTTTGGGTGAATAGTCTCAAGAACCAGCATGGCATCGACGACGGGGTAGAAGTGCTGCACCGTTCGGACTATAACTATTCCGAAGTGGCAGACGGCATTAAGGATACGATAGCTATGTTCTCCACAAAGACAGATGCGGAAATCAAAGAAATCCGTAAGCGTGCAGCCCAAGTGGCGGAGCAGGCTTTATGGAAACATTTCATACAATATTATTATGAGGCCTACGATATTGCATTGCGCAATGCGATGAAGCGTCAGTTAGGCTGA
- a CDS encoding V-type ATP synthase subunit D — MAIKFQYNKTSLQQLEKQLKVRVRTLPIIKNKESALRMEVKRCKADAAALDARLEKEIQAYEAMFALWNEFDASLIKVNDVHLGVKKIAGVRVPLLENVDFEIRPYSLFNAPKWYADGLHLLKELAHTAIEREFTVAKLNLLEHARKKTTQKVNLFEKVQIPGYQDALRKIKRFMEDEENLSKSSQKIMKSHQEKRKETEA, encoded by the coding sequence GTGGCTATTAAGTTTCAATATAATAAAACATCGCTCCAGCAGCTGGAAAAGCAACTGAAGGTGCGCGTGCGTACGCTTCCTATCATTAAGAATAAGGAGAGTGCCCTGCGTATGGAGGTGAAACGCTGCAAGGCTGATGCGGCTGCATTGGATGCGAGGTTGGAAAAGGAAATCCAAGCTTATGAAGCCATGTTCGCCCTTTGGAATGAGTTTGATGCCTCATTAATAAAGGTTAACGATGTTCATCTTGGCGTGAAGAAGATTGCCGGTGTAAGAGTGCCGTTACTCGAAAATGTAGATTTCGAAATACGCCCTTACAGCTTGTTTAATGCGCCCAAATGGTATGCAGACGGGCTGCATTTGCTTAAGGAATTGGCACATACGGCCATTGAACGGGAATTTACCGTTGCTAAGCTGAATTTGTTGGAACATGCGCGTAAAAAGACCACCCAGAAGGTGAATCTTTTTGAGAAAGTACAGATTCCGGGCTATCAGGATGCACTGCGCAAAATCAAACGATTTATGGAAGATGAGGAGAACCTCTCCAAGTCATCGCAGAAAATCATGAAGTCCCACCAAGAGAAAAGGAAGGAGACAGAAGCATGA
- a CDS encoding V-type ATP synthase subunit B codes for MATKAFQKIYTKITQITKATCSLKATGVGYDELATVNGKLAQVVKIAGDDVTLQVFEGTEGIPTNAEVVFLGKAPTIKVSDQLAGRFFNAFGDPIDGGPSIEGQEVEIGGPSVNPVRRKQPSELIATGIAGIDLNNTLVSGQKIPFFADPDQPFNQVMANVALRAETDKIILGGMGMTNDDYLYFKNVFSNAGALDRIVSFMNTTENPPVERLLIPDMALTAAEYFAVNNNEKVLVLLTDMTSYADALAIVSNRMDQIPSKDSMPGSLYSDLAKIYEKAVQFPSGGSITIIAVTTLSGGDITHAVPDNTGYITEGQLFLRRDSDIGKVIVDPFRSLSRLKQLVTGKKTRKDHPQVMNAAVRLYADAANAKTKLENGFDLTNYDERTLAFAKDYSNQLLAIDVNLDTTEMLDVAWSLFGKYFRPEEVNIKKELVDEFWPQSEN; via the coding sequence ATGGCAACAAAAGCATTTCAAAAGATATATACCAAGATTACTCAGATAACGAAAGCCACGTGCTCGTTGAAAGCTACGGGGGTAGGGTATGATGAGTTGGCAACCGTAAACGGCAAGCTGGCCCAGGTGGTTAAGATTGCCGGTGACGATGTGACCTTGCAGGTCTTTGAGGGTACGGAAGGTATTCCGACTAATGCAGAGGTGGTGTTCTTGGGCAAAGCTCCTACAATTAAGGTGAGTGATCAGCTTGCCGGACGCTTCTTCAACGCCTTTGGTGACCCTATCGATGGTGGTCCGTCTATCGAAGGTCAGGAAGTGGAGATTGGCGGTCCGTCTGTGAATCCGGTCCGTCGTAAGCAACCTTCCGAACTGATTGCGACCGGTATTGCGGGTATCGACCTGAACAATACATTAGTGTCCGGACAGAAAATTCCATTTTTTGCAGACCCTGATCAACCTTTCAATCAGGTTATGGCAAATGTGGCCTTGCGTGCGGAAACTGATAAGATTATCCTTGGAGGTATGGGTATGACGAATGACGATTACCTCTATTTCAAGAATGTATTCTCTAATGCCGGTGCGCTCGACCGTATTGTCAGCTTCATGAACACGACCGAAAACCCGCCCGTAGAACGTCTGTTGATTCCGGATATGGCGTTGACTGCTGCTGAGTATTTTGCGGTAAACAATAATGAAAAGGTATTGGTACTGCTTACGGATATGACTTCTTATGCGGATGCATTGGCGATTGTATCCAACCGTATGGACCAGATTCCGTCTAAAGACTCTATGCCGGGTTCTCTTTATTCGGATTTGGCGAAGATTTACGAAAAGGCGGTGCAGTTCCCCAGCGGTGGTTCTATCACGATTATTGCTGTGACTACTTTATCCGGTGGTGATATCACACATGCTGTGCCTGACAATACGGGATATATCACTGAGGGACAGCTATTCCTTCGTCGTGACAGTGATATCGGTAAGGTTATTGTTGACCCGTTCCGTTCGTTGTCTCGCTTGAAACAGCTCGTTACCGGTAAGAAAACGCGTAAAGACCATCCGCAGGTGATGAACGCTGCTGTACGTTTGTATGCCGATGCCGCCAATGCCAAGACTAAACTTGAAAACGGTTTCGACCTGACGAATTATGATGAACGTACTCTTGCCTTTGCCAAGGATTACTCCAATCAATTGCTGGCTATTGACGTAAACCTCGATACGACAGAAATGCTTGATGTGGCATGGAGTTTGTTCGGTAAGTATTTCCGTCCGGAAGAGGTGAACATCAAGAAAGAGCTTGTGGACGAGTTTTGGCCTCAATCAGAAAACTAA
- a CDS encoding V-type ATP synthase subunit I, with the protein MITKMKKLTFLVYHKEYETFLNGVRDLGVVHVAEKQQGVADNTELQDSIRLSGRLQMTEKLLQALKPAKSAVTETAASAARGLEVLNEVDELQAEKNKLQQLLQTYQKEKAALEPWGNFEPASLSRLHDAGLTVGFYSCSESNYDDLWEETYNAMVINRLSSRVYFVTVTKNAEGVDLDAEQAKLPSCSLERVQVLCDETEQALADNEKKLKGLAEKELPSLRAALKEVNTDMEFSKVMLNTEATAGEKLMLLQGWAPASRIEEISTWLDAQHVYYEVTSPVPGDNVPIQLNNKGFFAWFEPICKLYMLPKYNELDLTPFFAPFFMVFFGLCLGDSGYGLFLFLGATLYRLFAKNISATMKPVLSLIQVLAASTFFCGLLTGTFFGANIYDIDLPFFQKMKETLFMDNNDMFQLSLILGVVQILFGMVLKAVNQGIQFGIKYAVATIGWIILLISCGMGALLPEVMPLGGTVHLCILGVAAAMIFLYNSPGKNIFLNIGLGLWDSYNMATGLLGDVLSYVRLFALGLSGGILAGVFNSLAVGMSPDNVIAGPIVMVLIFVIGHAINIFMNVLGAMVHPMRLTFVEFFKNSGYEGGGKEYKPFKK; encoded by the coding sequence ATGATTACAAAAATGAAGAAGCTCACGTTCCTTGTATATCATAAGGAGTACGAGACATTCCTGAATGGTGTGCGCGACCTCGGTGTGGTGCACGTCGCTGAAAAGCAACAAGGCGTTGCCGACAATACAGAATTGCAGGACAGTATTCGCCTGTCTGGCCGTCTGCAGATGACCGAAAAATTACTGCAAGCTTTAAAGCCTGCCAAGTCAGCGGTAACTGAAACGGCAGCTTCGGCTGCTCGCGGTTTGGAGGTGTTGAATGAAGTGGATGAGTTGCAGGCTGAAAAGAATAAGTTGCAACAATTGCTGCAAACTTACCAGAAAGAAAAAGCAGCGCTGGAACCTTGGGGGAACTTTGAACCTGCAAGCCTGTCACGTCTGCATGATGCCGGACTGACGGTAGGCTTTTATAGCTGCTCGGAAAGCAATTACGATGACCTATGGGAAGAGACTTATAATGCAATGGTTATCAACCGCCTGTCTTCTCGTGTCTATTTTGTTACGGTAACTAAAAATGCCGAAGGTGTGGATTTGGATGCGGAGCAGGCAAAGCTGCCGTCTTGTTCACTGGAACGTGTACAGGTTCTTTGTGATGAGACAGAACAGGCTTTGGCGGACAATGAGAAGAAGCTGAAAGGGCTTGCAGAAAAAGAACTCCCTTCGTTACGTGCGGCTTTGAAAGAGGTGAACACCGATATGGAGTTCTCTAAAGTAATGCTGAATACGGAGGCTACTGCAGGAGAAAAGCTGATGTTGTTGCAAGGCTGGGCGCCGGCTTCCAGGATTGAAGAGATTTCCACATGGCTTGATGCACAGCATGTGTATTACGAAGTTACATCCCCCGTACCGGGCGACAACGTGCCTATACAGTTGAACAACAAAGGTTTCTTTGCATGGTTCGAGCCGATATGCAAGCTCTATATGTTGCCTAAGTATAATGAGTTGGATTTGACTCCTTTCTTTGCACCTTTCTTTATGGTGTTCTTCGGTTTGTGCCTGGGAGACTCCGGATACGGGTTGTTCTTATTTTTGGGAGCTACCTTGTATCGCCTGTTTGCCAAGAATATTAGTGCGACAATGAAGCCTGTTCTTTCATTGATACAAGTATTGGCGGCATCCACTTTCTTCTGCGGATTATTGACGGGTACATTCTTCGGAGCGAACATCTACGATATTGACCTGCCTTTCTTCCAGAAAATGAAAGAAACCTTGTTTATGGACAATAATGATATGTTCCAGCTGTCATTGATACTCGGTGTGGTACAGATCTTGTTCGGTATGGTGCTGAAGGCTGTAAACCAGGGTATTCAGTTCGGAATTAAGTATGCCGTAGCTACAATAGGCTGGATCATACTGTTGATCTCCTGTGGAATGGGGGCCCTATTACCGGAAGTGATGCCGCTGGGTGGTACGGTGCATTTGTGCATCCTTGGTGTAGCGGCAGCCATGATTTTCCTCTACAACAGTCCGGGAAAGAATATATTCCTCAATATCGGACTTGGGCTTTGGGATTCCTACAATATGGCTACCGGTTTACTTGGTGATGTATTGTCGTATGTGCGCTTGTTTGCCCTTGGGCTTTCGGGTGGCATCCTGGCAGGCGTGTTCAATAGTTTGGCGGTGGGCATGAGCCCTGATAATGTTATTGCAGGACCTATTGTAATGGTCTTGATATTCGTTATAGGTCATGCTATCAATATCTTTATGAATGTGCTGGGTGCGATGGTTCATCCTATGCGTCTGACCTTTGTGGAATTCTTCAAGAACTCAGGATATGAAGGCGGTGGGAAGGAGTACAAGCCGTTTAAAAAATGA
- a CDS encoding DUF5106 domain-containing protein, with protein sequence MKKTKIIKLLPAYILLPLLLNTNTACSNGQASIKQSKVIETDTITTLTLPTIPVMLNTTEQRADYLARHYWDNVNFADSNYIHHPEVTEQGWVNFIDILQLVPASTADIALKTLLTQAEKEKKCYMYLTSLADKYLYDPNSPMRNEELYISVLDAMLKSPILDDTEKIRPKARRALAQKNRIGTKALDFTYTLANGKQGTLYALKAPYTLLFINNPGCHACNETIKALKQSPTVSQAIAQHKVKVLSLYPDIDLAEWQKHLSDFPSDWINGYDKKQMIDQKNLYDLKAIPTLYLLDKDKTVLLKDATAEEIEEYLQKNI encoded by the coding sequence ATGAAAAAAACGAAAATCATAAAGCTGTTACCCGCTTATATATTATTGCCTTTGTTACTGAACACCAACACCGCATGCAGTAACGGGCAAGCAAGTATCAAACAATCAAAAGTGATTGAGACAGATACTATCACTACCCTCACACTCCCCACAATACCTGTTATGCTAAATACTACGGAACAGCGTGCAGACTATCTGGCACGCCACTACTGGGACAATGTGAACTTTGCCGACAGCAACTACATACACCACCCCGAAGTGACAGAGCAAGGCTGGGTGAACTTCATTGACATCCTGCAGTTAGTACCCGCCTCTACTGCCGACATTGCCCTGAAAACCTTACTTACACAGGCAGAAAAAGAAAAGAAATGCTATATGTACCTGACGTCTCTTGCTGACAAATATCTGTATGACCCCAACTCACCGATGCGCAACGAAGAATTGTACATCTCCGTCTTGGACGCTATGCTGAAATCCCCCATTTTGGACGATACAGAGAAAATACGACCGAAAGCACGTCGAGCCCTGGCACAGAAGAACCGCATAGGTACTAAAGCACTGGACTTCACTTATACACTTGCCAACGGGAAACAAGGCACGCTGTACGCCCTAAAAGCGCCCTACACACTGCTCTTCATCAATAATCCCGGCTGCCATGCCTGCAATGAAACGATTAAAGCCTTGAAGCAGAGCCCTACCGTAAGCCAAGCCATTGCGCAGCACAAGGTGAAGGTTCTTTCCCTCTACCCGGATATAGATCTGGCAGAATGGCAGAAGCACCTCTCCGATTTTCCCAGTGACTGGATTAACGGATACGACAAAAAACAGATGATTGATCAAAAGAACCTATACGATCTGAAAGCAATTCCCACTCTGTATCTGCTGGACAAGGACAAAACAGTACTGCTGAAAGATGCCACAGCCGAAGAGATCGAAGAATATTTGCAGAAGAATATTTGA
- a CDS encoding DUF2764 domain-containing protein: MSKYYYLVAGLPELTLEDSKLSYTVADFKSELYSALSEEDRMLIDLFYLQFDNANVLKLLKDKDAAIDPRGNYSAEELAEYISLLKEGGEVSERMFPSYLSTFISEYFNMSVEDDFLHEDRLAALYYAYAMKCKNKFVSAWFSFNLVINNVLVALTARKFKMDVAPLIVGDTEVCEALRTSGARDFGLSGEVEWLDILVKISEAEELVEREKKIDLLRWNWMEEATFFDYFTVERLFVFLLQLEMIERWISLDKEKGSQLFRSIIATLKDEVQIPAEFR; the protein is encoded by the coding sequence ATGAGTAAATATTATTACTTGGTAGCCGGTTTGCCAGAACTCACTTTGGAGGATAGCAAATTGAGCTATACGGTAGCTGATTTCAAGTCGGAACTGTATTCGGCTTTGTCAGAGGAAGATAGAATGTTGATAGACTTGTTTTATCTTCAATTTGACAATGCGAATGTCTTGAAACTGTTGAAAGACAAGGATGCAGCTATTGATCCGCGTGGGAATTATTCAGCGGAAGAACTGGCAGAGTACATTTCATTGCTGAAAGAAGGTGGTGAAGTGTCTGAGCGTATGTTTCCGTCTTATCTGTCTACTTTTATTTCCGAGTATTTCAATATGTCTGTTGAAGATGACTTCCTACATGAAGATCGTCTGGCAGCACTTTATTATGCCTATGCCATGAAGTGCAAAAACAAGTTTGTGTCTGCATGGTTTAGTTTTAATCTTGTGATTAATAATGTATTGGTCGCATTGACAGCGCGAAAGTTCAAAATGGATGTAGCTCCGTTGATAGTGGGGGATACGGAAGTTTGTGAAGCTTTGCGTACATCCGGTGCTCGAGATTTCGGTCTGAGTGGTGAAGTGGAATGGCTGGATATATTGGTGAAAATCAGTGAAGCGGAAGAGCTGGTGGAGCGGGAGAAAAAAATAGACCTATTGCGGTGGAATTGGATGGAGGAAGCTACTTTCTTTGATTATTTCACTGTGGAGCGTTTGTTTGTTTTTCTATTACAGCTTGAAATGATAGAGCGTTGGATCTCATTGGATAAAGAAAAGGGTAGTCAATTGTTTCGTAGTATTATTGCTACATTAAAGGATGAAGTACAGATACCCGCAGAATTCAGATAA
- a CDS encoding HdeD family acid-resistance protein, producing MKGLSYSFLRAICALVIGLVLVMFPDQAGDYFVITIGVIFLVPSLISIIGYYAQAAEVRRRFPVEGVGSLLFGLWLIIMPGFFADLLTFVLGFILVMGGVQQIASLSAARRWTPVPGGFYVVPVLILLAGLIALFNPTGVRSTAFIIIGITSLVYAVSELINWFKFTRLRPKAPVAGDKTSDEDIEDAKIIE from the coding sequence ATGAAAGGATTAAGTTATTCATTCTTGCGTGCGATATGTGCGCTGGTTATTGGCTTGGTATTGGTGATGTTCCCCGATCAGGCCGGCGATTATTTTGTGATAACGATTGGTGTAATTTTTCTTGTACCTTCGCTCATCAGTATCATAGGATATTATGCTCAGGCAGCCGAGGTGCGCCGCCGTTTTCCTGTAGAGGGAGTAGGTAGCTTGCTATTCGGGCTATGGCTGATTATTATGCCCGGCTTTTTTGCCGATTTATTGACGTTTGTATTGGGCTTTATTCTTGTGATGGGCGGTGTGCAACAGATAGCATCGCTTTCGGCTGCCCGACGGTGGACACCCGTACCGGGTGGGTTTTATGTTGTTCCGGTGTTGATATTGCTTGCCGGACTGATTGCTTTGTTCAATCCTACCGGAGTGCGTTCTACGGCATTTATAATTATAGGGATCACCAGTTTGGTTTATGCGGTTTCGGAATTGATAAACTGGTTTAAGTTTACCCGTCTCCGTCCAAAAGCACCGGTTGCCGGCGATAAAACTTCTGACGAGGACATCGAAGATGCAAAAATCATAGAATAG
- a CDS encoding V-type ATP synthase subunit K: MEMNLLIAYIGIAVMIGLSGIGSAYGVTIAGNAAIGALKKNDSAFGNFLVLTALPGTQGLYGFAGYFMFQTIFGILTPGMTAIQAAAILGAGIALGLVALFSAIRQGQVCANGIAAIGQGHDVFSNTLILAVFPELYAIVALAATFLIGSALTA; the protein is encoded by the coding sequence ATGGAAATGAATTTATTGATTGCCTATATTGGCATTGCAGTGATGATTGGTTTGTCAGGTATTGGTAGTGCCTATGGTGTGACAATTGCCGGTAATGCAGCTATTGGTGCATTGAAGAAAAACGATAGCGCGTTTGGTAACTTCTTGGTGTTGACAGCCCTTCCCGGTACCCAGGGATTGTATGGTTTCGCCGGTTACTTTATGTTCCAGACTATTTTCGGTATTCTTACTCCGGGCATGACGGCTATTCAGGCAGCCGCTATTCTTGGTGCAGGAATTGCTTTAGGATTGGTTGCTTTGTTCTCGGCTATCCGTCAGGGACAGGTTTGTGCCAATGGTATCGCTGCTATCGGACAGGGACATGATGTGTTCAGCAATACGCTGATTCTTGCTGTATTCCCTGAACTTTATGCTATCGTAGCTTTGGCTGCTACTTTCTTGATCGGTAGTGCGCTGACCGCCTAA
- a CDS encoding V-type ATP synthase subunit A, which translates to MATKGTVSGVIANMVTLTVDGPVAQNEICYISTGGDRLMAEVIKVVGTQVYVQVFESTRGLKVGAEAEFTGHMLEVTLGPGMLSKNYDGLQNDLDKMDGVFLKRGQYTYPLDKESKWHFVPLAKVGDQVEAAAWLGQVDENFQPLKIMVPFEQKGVCTVKSIVEEGDYGIEDTIAVLTDEEGNEVKVNMIQKWPVKRAMTNYKEKPRPFKLLETGVRVIDTVNPIVEGGTGFIPGPFGTGKTVLQHAISKQAEADIVIIAACGERANEVVEIFTEFPELVDPHTGRKLMERTIIIANTSNMPVAAREASVYTAMTIAEYYRSMGLKVLLMADSTSRWAQALREMSNRMEELPGPDAFPMDLSSIISNFYGRAGYVRLNNGETGSITFIGTVSPAGGNLKEPVTENTKKVARCFYALEQDRADKKRYPAVNPIDSYSKYIEYPEFEDYIAKRINGEWITKVNEVKTRLQRGKEIAEQINILGDDGVPVEYHVIFWKSELIDFVILQQDAFDEIDAVTPMERQEDILNMIIDICHTEFEFDNFNEVMDYFKKMINICKQMNYSKFKSEEYDKFYKQLQELIAERKV; encoded by the coding sequence ATGGCAACAAAAGGAACTGTTAGTGGCGTAATAGCTAATATGGTAACCCTCACCGTTGACGGTCCTGTGGCACAGAACGAGATTTGTTATATCTCGACTGGCGGAGACAGATTGATGGCGGAGGTTATTAAAGTGGTAGGCACTCAGGTTTATGTGCAGGTGTTTGAAAGCACTCGCGGATTGAAAGTAGGAGCCGAAGCAGAGTTTACTGGACACATGCTTGAAGTGACATTGGGTCCTGGTATGCTTTCTAAAAACTACGATGGTCTGCAAAATGACCTCGACAAGATGGATGGCGTTTTTCTGAAACGCGGACAGTACACGTATCCGTTGGATAAGGAAAGCAAATGGCATTTTGTACCTTTGGCTAAAGTCGGAGATCAAGTGGAAGCGGCAGCATGGCTGGGTCAAGTAGATGAAAATTTCCAGCCATTGAAAATCATGGTCCCTTTTGAACAGAAAGGAGTATGCACTGTCAAGTCTATTGTTGAGGAAGGTGATTACGGCATTGAGGATACAATTGCTGTCCTGACTGATGAAGAAGGGAATGAAGTTAAGGTAAATATGATTCAGAAGTGGCCTGTGAAACGTGCCATGACGAATTATAAAGAAAAACCTCGCCCTTTCAAATTGTTGGAAACCGGCGTACGTGTGATTGATACGGTCAATCCTATAGTAGAGGGAGGTACAGGATTTATTCCCGGACCGTTCGGTACAGGTAAAACGGTGCTCCAGCATGCTATATCCAAGCAGGCGGAAGCTGATATTGTAATCATTGCTGCTTGTGGTGAACGTGCCAACGAGGTTGTGGAAATCTTTACTGAATTCCCTGAGTTGGTTGACCCTCATACAGGACGCAAGCTCATGGAGCGTACTATCATCATTGCCAATACTTCTAATATGCCGGTGGCAGCTCGTGAAGCTTCTGTATACACAGCCATGACAATTGCCGAATATTATCGTAGCATGGGATTGAAAGTCTTATTGATGGCGGACTCTACTTCCCGTTGGGCTCAGGCTTTGCGTGAAATGTCCAATCGTATGGAAGAATTGCCCGGCCCTGATGCTTTCCCTATGGACTTGTCCTCTATCATTTCCAATTTCTACGGTCGTGCAGGATATGTGAGACTGAATAACGGTGAAACGGGTTCTATTACTTTCATCGGTACAGTATCTCCTGCCGGTGGTAACTTAAAAGAGCCTGTAACAGAGAATACTAAGAAAGTAGCCCGCTGTTTCTATGCTCTTGAACAAGATCGTGCGGACAAGAAGCGTTATCCTGCCGTTAATCCGATTGATTCGTATTCCAAATATATTGAGTATCCGGAATTTGAAGATTATATAGCCAAACGCATCAACGGCGAATGGATTACTAAGGTGAATGAGGTCAAGACCCGTTTACAGCGTGGTAAGGAGATTGCAGAGCAAATCAATATTCTGGGTGACGACGGTGTGCCGGTGGAATATCACGTAATTTTCTGGAAGTCAGAATTGATCGACTTTGTTATCTTACAGCAGGATGCTTTCGATGAGATTGATGCTGTAACTCCTATGGAACGTCAGGAAGATATTCTGAACATGATTATTGATATCTGCCATACAGAATTTGAGTTCGATAACTTCAACGAGGTAATGGATTACTTCAAGAAGATGATAAATATCTGCAAACAGATGAACTATTCGAAGTTCAAGTCGGAAGAGTATGACAAGTTCTACAAGCAACTGCAGGAATTGATAGCGGAACGTAAAGTCTGA